TCGCCGCCGGCGAAGCCCGCGCGATCTGGGAGTTACAGCGCAACGGCTTTTTCCGTGACGCGGTGCGGTCGTTCGCGCTGGCGCTGGTCGGCGTGGGCGCGGCACTCCTGATCGCACTGGTGCCGTGGCCGGACTTCCCGCGCGCGTCACTGATCTCGTGGGCGGTACTTGCCGGCGGCATCGCCGCGGCGCTCGGCGGAGCGATTCGCAGTGCCGGTCGCGGTGCCCGCCGCTACTGGCTCGCCTGCGGCATCACGACCGGCATCCTGGTGGTGTGGTTCCGATGAGCGCGAAACTCGAATCGCTGTTGCGCCTGATGGCGGTGCAGGCGTCGTATACCTACGAACGGATGGCGGGAATCGGAGTGGGTCACGCGGCGACGCCGCTGCTGCGCGACGTCTTTGCGCAGCGACCCGCGCGCGATCGGCGCGAGGCGATCGCCCGTTCGGCCGACTTCTTCAATTCGCATCCCTACCTGGCCAGCGTCGCCGTCGGAGCGGTCGTGAAGGCAGAACGCGACGGCGTCCCGGGTCCGGTCATTTCGAGGTTGCGCACGGCGTTGTCCGGGCCGCTCGGCGCGCTCGGCGACCAGCTGATCTGGGCCGGATGGGTTCCGACGCTGATCGGCATCGCGCTGATCGCGGCGCACGCCTTCGGGATCTGGGCGATCGTGGCGCTGCTGGTGGTCCACAACATCCTGCGCGTCTGGATCACCGCCTGGGGACTCGAACTCGGTTTGCGTGAGGGACTTGGCGTCGGCGCCGCACTGCAACGCTCTTGGCTGCCGCTCGGCGCGGTCGAGGCGCAGCGAGCCGCGGCGCTTGCGGTCGGCGTGGCGGTGCCGATCGTGGTGGGACGAGTCCTCGCCGCCGCGCCGCCCGCAGCGATCGCGGTCACGGTCGCCGCTGGCCTCGTCGGCGCAACACTGACCATTCTCCCGGCGACGAAGACCCGGGTGACCGGCCTCCGGTTCGGGCTGGCCCTCGTCGCTCTGGCCGTGATCACCGCTGGAGTCCTGCGATGATTGAACGCCCCGCGACGATCGTCAATTCGCTCGGCATGCACGCGCGGCCGGCCGCCCAGGTTGTGCGCCTCGCCGCGAACTATGTCGCAGCAATCGAACTCGAACACGATGGCCAGGTGGTCAACGGCAAGAGTATCATGGGAGTGATGACGCTGGCCGCCGAGTGCGGTGCGGTGGTGCTGGTTCGTGCCGACGGTGCGGATGCCGAAGCGGCGGTGACGGCGCTGCTGGAACTCATTGCGAAGGGATTCGGCGAAGCGTGAGCGAGCGGATGCTACGTGGAGTCGGGGTGTCACCGGGCGTCGCGTTTGCACCGGCGCTGGCCGTGCGCTGGTCGTTTCCGCAAGTCGACGGGCGCACCATTACTCCCGACCAGCTCGATGCCGAGGTCGGGCGCCTGCACCAGGCGGTGCAGGAAGTCGTCAGCCAGCTCTCAATGCTTCGCAACCGGACGCTGGAGCGCGCCGGACCCGACGCCGCCGGCATCTTCGACGCCCAGATCATGATGGCGCAGGACGCCGAGTTCCTCGGTTCGGTCGAGGCGCTGATTCGGAAGAACCTCCTCTCTGCCGAAAGTGCCTACGAGTTCAAGGCGCTGGAACTGCGCAACGCATGGCAGTCCGCGCGGCAATCGTTCCTGCGCGACCGCGTTGCCGACCTCAACGCGATCCAGCTCCGCATGCTCCTCCATCTCGTGGGGCGCACGGCGGATGATGCCTGGCTCGGCGAGATACGCGAGCAGGTCGTTATCGTCGCGCACGAACTGTCGCCGGGCTTGACGGTACAGCTCGATCGCGATCACGTCGCGGGGCTCATCAGTGAGGAAGGGACCCGGACCTCGCACGCGGCGATTCTCGCCCACTCGCTCGGCATTCCGGCGGTGATGGGAGTGTCGGGTGCGCTCGAACAGATCGCCGACGGGGCCAACGTCCTCCTCGATGGGCAGAGTGGCGTCATCCTGATCGATCCCACCGCCGACGAACTCGAGGCGGCCGCATTGCAGGCATCCCGCCGTCACCGGCTCGAACTGCAGCTCGAAGGAATCGCGAACGAACCCGCAATCACGCCGGATGGCGCCAGGATCCGGCTGCAGGGGAATGTCGATCTCCCTGAAGAGGTGGACAGCGCCGCACGATACGGCGCGGAAGGTGTCGGCCTGCTGCGCACCGAGTTTCTGGTGACGGGGCGCACGCATCTCCCCACTGAGGATGAGCAGACGGAGTACTACCGCCGGGTCGGTGCGGCGTTCGCCGGTCACCCGGTGGTGGTGCGCAGCTACGACCTTGGCGGCGACAAGTTCCCCGCCGCGTTCGTGGCGCCGCACGAGCCGAATCCGTTTCTCGGATGGCGGTCAATCCGCGTCTGTCTCGACCGGCCCGAGATTTTCCGGCCGCAGTTGCGGGCGATTCTCCGCGCCGCGGCCGACCGCGACATCCAGCTCATGGTGCCGATGGTGATTTCGCTCGACGAGTTCGCCGCGGCCCGCGCACTGCTCGCCGAGGAGTCGGCATCGCTCGCCGCGGCGGGGATTCGCGCTGCCCGCGAGATTCCGGTTGGCGTCATGATCGAGACACCCGCCGCCGTCATGCTCGCGGCGGACCTGGCGCGGACCGCTGCGTTCGTGTCCGTCGGCACGAACGACCTGACGCAGTACACGCTGGCAGTCGATCGAAGCAATGCCCGGCTCGCGGATCGGTTCACACCGCTGCACCCCGCGGTCGTGAGACAGCTCGCGCATATCCGGCAGGCGACCGCTGCCGCCGGGATCCCGGCGTCGGTCTGTGGGGAGATGGCATCGGATCCCGTGGCTGTCGTACTCCTCGTCGGCCTCGGGTACGACCGGTTCAGCACCGCGCCGCCGGCGATTCCGCTGGTGAAATGGGTGGTGCGCAACCTGCCCGCCGCCGCGGCGCGCGACGCAGCCGAGGGCGCCGTTGCCGCAGCCACCGCCGACGATGTGCAGGCGATCCTTCGCGCGACGCTCGGCCGGTACGTCGACGTGCGTCTCGTCGACCCGTCAACCGCGTTGCCGCGACCTTCTGTGGGCGCTAGCTTGCGCGCGGGGAGCTAGGTCCGATCCACTTCTCACGCAGCAGGACGACGGGTCCATGAAGCATGTCTTCACGTCGGAATCGGTGACCGAAGGGCACCCCGACAAAGTTGCCGATCAGATTTCCGATGGTGTGCTCGACGCGATCCTGGCGCGCGATCCGATGGCGCGCGTTGCGTGCGAAACGATGGTCACGACCGGGATGGCGATCGTTGCCGGCGAAATCACCACGTCGGCCTATGTGCACATCCCCGACATCGTTCGCGACACCATCGAGCGGATCGGTTACACCGACGCGCAATTCGGCTTCGACTATCGCACCTGTGCCGTGATCTCGTCGATCGACCGGCAGTCGGTCGACATCAAGCGGGGCGTCGACGGCGATCCCGACCGACAGGGCGCTGGCGATCAGGGGATGATGTTCGGCTACGCGTCAGACGAGACTCCCGAGTTGATGCCGCTGCCGATCATCCTGTCGCACCGGCTGGCACAACGACTCGCGGCGGTGCGTCGCGGTGAGAACGGCGGCGCGCACTACGGGTGGCTCCGCCCCGATGGCAAGACCCAGGTGTCGATCGAGTACGAAGCCGACCGACCGGTCGGCGTCCGTACCGTGGTCCTGTCGACCCAGCATGATGAGAAGGTGGGCACGAAGACGCTGACGCACGCGACGATCAAGGAAGCGATGATCGAAGACGTGATCCGTCCCGTGCTCGAGGATTTCGACCTTGATCACGATCGCGCAAAGTTCCACGTCAATCCGACCGGTCGCTTCGTGATCGGCGGCCCGCATGGCGACGCCGGTCTCACTGGCCGCAAGATCATCGTTGACACATACGGCGGGATGGCACGGCATGGTGGCGGGGCATTCAGCGGCAAGGATCCGACCAAAGTCGACCGCTCCGCCGCCTACGCGTTGCGCCATGTGGCGAAGAATCTCGTTGCCGCCAAGCTCGCCCGGCGCTGCGAGGTGCAGGCTGCCTATGCGATCGGCGTGGCGCGACCGGTCTCCGTCTTCGTCGACACGTTCGGCACCGGCAAGGTCCCCGACCGCGAGCTCGAGCGTGCCGTGCAGGAAGTCTTCGACCTGCGACCCGGCCACCTGATCAACAATCTCAACCTGCGCCAGCCGATCTACTCGGCGACAGCGACGTACGGCCACTTCGGCCGCGAGCCGCGCAGGACAACCTATGTCGACCGGGATCTGCCGCCCCAGAAGGTGGATGGCTTCACCTGGGAACGCACCGACCGTACCGGCGAACTGAAGACCGCAGTTCGCGCCTGAGGAGATGATGACGAGTATTTCGATCGACGCACCGCACGATGTGCGCGACCTCGCGCTGGCTGACGAAGGACGACGCCGGACCGAGTGGGCCGAACGGTCGATGCCGGTGCTCCGGCAGATCCGCGAGCGATTTGCCCGCGAGAAGCCGCTGGCCGGGCGCCGTATCTCGTGCTGCCTGCACGTGACCACCGAGACGGCGAACCTGATGCAGACGCTGCGTGCGGCGGGAGCGGAGATCGCGCTCTGCGCCTCCAACCCGCTGTCGACGCAGGACGACGTGGCGGCGCATCTGGTGCGCGATCACGGCGTGCACGTCTATGCCATCAAGGGCGAGGATCACGAGACCTACTACACGCACATCGCGCAGGCGCTGGCGTTCGGTCCCGACCTGACCCAGGACGATGGTGCCGACCTGGTCGGGTCGCTCCACATGATCAAGCTCGGACGTCTCGATGATCTCGCCGGGCCGATCCGCACGATGGTCGAGTCATTGTCGGCGGACGAACGCCGCGCCATCGTCGGGCGGGTGACCGGCTCGACCGAGGAGACGACGACCGGCGTCATCCGCCTCAAGGCAATGGCCCGAGAAGGGATCCTCGCGTTCCCGGTTGTTGCGGTCAACGATTCGCGCACCAAGCACATGTTCGACAATCGCTACGGCACCGGCCAGTCAACGCTCGACGGCATCGTTCGCGCAACCAACGTGCTGGTGGCGGGGAGCACGTTCGTCGTCGCCGGGTATGGCTGGTGCGGGCGCGGTCTGGCGATGCGGGCTCGCGGCGCCGGGGCGCACGTCATCGTCACCGAAATCGATCCGGTCTCGGCGCTCGAAGCGCGGATGGACGGCTTCGAAGTCATGCCGATGGACGTTGCCGCGTCGCGCGGCGATGTCTTCTGCACACTGACCGGTAACCTGCATGTGATTCGCGCGGAGCATTTCCGCCGGATGAAGGACGGGGCAATCGTCTGCAATTCCGGGCATTTCAACGTCGAGCTCGATCTCGACGCGCTCGGCGCGATGGCCTCATCCCGGCGTGAGGTGCGGCAGTTCGTCGACGAATTTCTCGTCGACGGGAAGCGGATCCTCGTCCTCGGCGAGGGACGGCTGATCAATCTCGCCGCCGCGGAAGGACATCCAGCGTCGGTGATGGACATGTCGTTCGCCAACCAGGCGCTTGCCGCCGAGTATCTCGTCACGCAGCAGGGGAAGCTCGACAGCCAGGTGCACCGCCTGCCGGTGGCGGTCGATGCCGAGATCGCGAAGCTCAAGCTCGCCGCGATGGGAACGAGCATCGATACGCTCACGGCCGAGCAGACCAACTACCTCGCGAGCTGGGACGCTGGTACCTGACGCCATTGTTCTCGCGACGCTGATCGCGACATCTGCCCCGCTGCCCAGACCGGTCCGGGTAGCGGGGCATGTCGTTCGTGTGGTCGGGCACGACACCGTCGGAGTGCCTGGCGTCCGGGTTGTGCTGCATCGCGTGACGGTCTCGGCGCCGGGCCCCGTCGATTCGACGATGAGCGACTCCCACGGATCATTTTCGTTTCGCGTCGAACCCGATACGGCGTCGGCGTATCTCGCCAGTGTCCGATGGGAGTCGATCGAGTACTTCTCGCAGCCGTTCCCGCTGGATGGGACCGGCGATGATTCGTCGGCCGTTGTCGTGGTGGCAGATACGTCGCAGGCGGCGCCGGTGTCGCTCGCCGCGCGGCACCTGATCGTGTCGAATGTCGGCACTGAAGGGACCCGCGACGTCGTCGACCTGTACGTGCTGAACAACCCCAGCGCGCTGACCCGTGTCGCACGTGATACGCTGCACTTCACCTGGTTCACCAGGATCCCGTCGTACGTTGTCAACATCCACGGCGGGAATTCCGCCTTCGCGATTGAATCCTTGCGCATGACCGGCGATACGGTGGCACTCTACGCCGCGATTCCACCAGGTCAGCACGACGTGGAACTCGACTACCAGATACCGCCCAACGCGCACCGGGTGGAATTTCCCGTGACGGCCGACGCCCCGCTCTCGAACATCATCACTCCCGATCGGTCGATGCGCGTGCAGGGCGCGTTCGCCCGATCCGACACGGTGATCGACAAGAAGCCGTACGCCCGGTGGGAAGGGAAGATGTCGCGCGGTCAGCCAGTTGTGCTGCGGCTCGGTGCCGACCCACCACCGTCATGGATCGTTGTCGTATTGGTGGCGGCGATGGGATTCGTGCTGATCGGCGTGACGGTACACACGGTGACAGGGCCGGAGCGACGTGCCTTGCATCGGTCGTGACCGGACGGTAGGTTCGTCGCCACAACTGTCGGACCACTGCGAATGGGGACGCTCGGAAGTCCGGTGCAAGACCGGCGCGGCCCCGCCACTGTAACGGGCAGCAGCAGATCGGCCGCTCACCACGCCACTGGGATCAGACCCGGGAAGGCGAGCGGACCAGCCCGAAGCCAGGAGACCTCTCCGTTCGCGCCACCAGCAATCCCTCGGGGGAGGGAACGGTGGCGCGGTCGTGTCGAATTGTCGCCATCGGCGGCGTTCTCCCGTCCTCGCCCATCTCGCCTCCAGGAGATGGGCGATTTTTCATGGCGGGACCTGGTACATCGCGCGCTCGACTGGCACTGCCGATCCTGCTGATCGCCGCAGCGATCGCGGCCGTGCTGGGCGTGATGCTCGGTGCGGTACCGCTCTCGCCGATGGCCATCCTGAACGCCATCCGCCACGCCGACGCGCCTGACGCGTCGATCGTGCGCGACCTCCGGTTGCCGCGCGTTGCGCTGGCGTTCGTCGTCGGTGGCAGTCTCTCGGTTGCCGGGGCGTCCTTGCAGGCGCTGCTGCGCAATCCGCTGGCGGAGCCGTGGCTCCTGGGATTGTCGGGCGGCGCGTCGCTCGGCGCGGTCGTTGCCGTGGCAATCGGCTTGCCGCCGGGATGGAGCGTGGCGGCGTGCGCCACGATCGGCGCCCTCGCGGCGATCGCGCTGGTCTATCGCATCAGCGTCGTCGCCGGCCGCCGGCTCGATCCGCGGATACTTCTCCTCGCCGGCGTCGTGGTCGGTGCATTCACTGCCGCGGTGACGTCGGCGCTGCTGGTGATCGCTGATCCATTCACCTTCCACTCGGCCACGGTCTGGCTCTTCGGGGGATTCGGCCGGTCGAGCTGGTCGCTCCTCTCCCATTTCGTGCTGGTCGCGATCCCGGCACTCCTTCTCATCGGCTGGCTGGCGCGACCGCTCGATCTGCTCGCCTTGGGAGACGAAACCGCCGCGACGCTCGGCGTCGGCGTCGAGGGGACGCGCCGACTGGTGATCATCGCCGCGTCAGTGCTCACGGCGGCAACGGTGACCGCGGCGGGGGTGATCGGATTCGTCGGACTCGTCGTGCCACACGCGCTGCGCGGAATCGTCGGCCCGATCCATCGGTCGCTCCTTCCGGCGGCGTTCGTGGCCGGCGGCGTCTTCACGATCCTCGCCGACATGGCGGCGCGGACCATCCTTCGGCCGGTCGAAATCCCGGTCGGCGTCATCACGGCGCTGGTCGGCGTACCGGTCTTTGCGGTGTTGCTGCGGCGGAATCTGCGATGATCCTCGCCGGGCGCCATCTCACCGTCGACTTCCCGGTCGCGCGCGGCGCGAAGCCACACCGCGCCCTCGACGACGTGTCGTTCTCCGTCGCCAGTGGCGAGCTCGTCGCCGTCGTCGGTCCAAATGGCAGCGGCAAGACGTCGCTGCTGCGCACGCTGCTGGGGCTGATCACGCCGACGAGCGGCGATGTCACGCTCGGATCTCGCGCCATCGCTGCGTGGAGCCGGCGGGAACTCGCCGAAACGATCGGTGCGTTGCCGCAGCGCGAAGCACCGGCGTTCCCGCTGACGGTGCGTGAAGCGGTGTTGATGGGGCGCTGGGCCGCGCTCGGTCCGGTTGCGCCGATCACCACCGCAGACCACGCCGTGATCACGGAGGCGCTGGGTCGCTGCGACATCGCCGGCTTCGAAGAGCGGGGGATCGATACGCTCTCGGGCGGCGAGTGGCAACGGGTGCGACTGGCGCGGGCGCTGGCGGCGACACCGCAACTCCTCCTTCTCGATGAACCGACCGCCGCGCTCGACGTCGGACACGAAATGGAATTGCTCGAACTTCTCCGCCGCCTCGTTCGCGACGGTCTCGGCGTCCTCGTCATCACCCATCAGCTCAATCTCGCCGCGCGTTACGCCGACCGGATCGTGCTCCTCGACCGCGGCCGTGCGGTCGCCGATGGGGTACCGGCGAATGTGCTCACCGCCGCCGCCGTCTCCGCGGCGTTTCAGTGGCCGGTCGCCGTCACGCAGTGGCGCGACGGATCGCCGCAAGTGGTCCCCCTCAGAAAAGACGAAATCCCATGACCCGTTCTTCCCATTTCTCGCGGAGTGGCATGATGCCGTATCGACGTTCACCGATCGCCGGCGGCGGCGGGATTCATCGGGTGGCCCGCGTCGCCGTGCTCGCGGTGGCGCTGATCGTCTCGGTGCCGACGATCGCGCTCGCTCAGGTGCCTGACACCGCGCGCGTCCAGGATCTCGTTGTCACCGCAACGAGATTGCCGACGCCGGCGTCGGAAGTACCAGCCGGCACGACCGTCATCAGCGGTGACGACCTGCGCGAACGTGGTGTCCATTTCGTGCTCGATGCGCTGCGCGATGTTCCGGGAATGTCGATCGTCCAGACCGGATCGTACGGCGCCGTGACGTCGTTGTTCCTGCGCGGAGGCGAAAGTGATTACGTGAAGGTGCTCCTCGACGGCGTGCCGCTGAATCTTCCCGGAGGGAGCATCAACTTCGCCAACCTCACGACCGAAGACCTCGACCGGATCGAGATCGTCCGCGGACCTGCCAGCGTACTGTACGGCGCTGACGCAATGAGCGGCGTCGTGCAGCTCTTCACCCGTAGCGCGGGAGCGCGATCGAGCGTCGAGGTCACCGGCCGGGGCGGAAGCCGCGGAACCAGCGATCTCAGCGGCCACGGCGACATCGCGAGCGGACGGTTTTCCATGAGCGCGACCGGTGGCCGGTTTGGTAGCGACGGGACTTTTCCGTTCAACAGTGACTATCGCAACGCGATGGGCACGTTGCACGCGGGATATGATGCGGGCGCCGCCGGCCGCATCGGCGTCAGCGCACGGTACGACGATGCACTGATCCATTTCCCGACCGACGGGAGCGGCAACGCCGTAGATCACAACCAGTTTTCCGCCGAGAAGAGTTTCGCCGGCGGGCTCGCGGCCGACCGGAGGGTCGGCGCGATCGGACTGCACTTTGAAGGGTATGCCTCGCGGCTGAATGAGGGGTATACCAATCGCGCCGATTCGCCGGCAGATACCAATGGCTTCGACTTCATCGAAGACCGCGACGGGATTACCTGGCGGAAGGGTGTCGGCGCACGCGTCGACTGGCACGCTGCCAGCGGCACGGTCGCGACGGCTGGCGCGGGGATCGAACGCGAGAGCGACGACGAGCATGACGTCGGGACGTCGAATTTCGGTTTCGGATCTGAAACCGACACTTCGAGCTCCGACAACAACCGCACCACCCGCGACGGCTATCTCCAATTGCTATCCAATCCCGGGCATCTCTCGCTCCAGCTCGGTGGGCGTGTCGACGACAACTCGGCGTTCGGAGCCTTCGGCACCTGGCGCGGGGGCCTTGCGTGGCATCTGTCGCCGTCGAGTCGCGTCTGGGCTGCCGCCGGCACTGCCTTCAAGGCGCCGACTTTCTCGGAACTCTTCGCCCAGAGCGCCTTCGAGGTCGGCAACCCGGATCTCAAGCCGGAGCGGAGCCGCAACGGCGAAGTCGGCGCGGAAACAGCGTTCGCCGATCGCCGCGTACGGCTCGGGGCGACGGCGTTCTGGCAGACCTTTCACGACCTGATCCAGTTCGTCAACGCAGCCCCGGGCGACCCGAATTACACCAACCTCGGCGGTGCGAGCAGCCGAGGAGTGGAATTGACCGCGTCAGCGGTCGCGGGAGCCGGATTATTGCTCAGCGCCCACTGGACTTTCCTGCATACCGAGGTCACTGATACCGGTGCCGCGTCGTCGATTTCATTCCAGCAGGGCGGCTCGCTGACTCGGCGGGCAGCGTCGGTCGGCGGTGGAACCTTGGCCTATCGGTGGCGCGGCGTGACTATCGAAGGAACAGCGCTCCACGTGGGCGCCAGGGACGACATTGATTTCTCGGGCGCCACCGCCGTCCGGGTTACTTTAAAGCCCTACACCACGTTCGATTTTGCCCTCGATCTGCCGGTCTTCGGGTCGGCTGACAGGTCTCCCGGTCTCGACCTGACGGTTCGCGGTGAGAACGTGTTCGATGCCAGCTATCAGCAGGTCGTCGGGTTCCCGGGTCGCGGTCGCACTCTCCTCGCCGGGGGGCGCCTGCGATACTGAGGGCAACAGGAAGAGGAGGCGCGGTGCCGCGTTTGGGGGTGTGGGGAGCGATCGTCGTGGGATTCATCGCGGCGGCGTGTGCGTCGACGATCGGCCCGGTGACGCCGCCCGTCGAGGTCCTCGTTGTCCTCGACAGTGCCGATGACACGCTCCGCATCATCCCCGTCGACAGCACCGAGGTGGTGCACCACCTGATCCTCACGCCCCGAACGTCCAAGGTGACGGCGCTGGCACTGCGTGGACAGATCGCAGCCATCAGCGACAGTGACGACGTGATGCTCATCGACCTCGGCAGCCATCACGCCGCCTGCGCCGACGGACGTCCCGTTCCGCTCAACGCCAACGGAGTCATCGGCGCGCTGGCGTTCGGCGATGACGGTCAGGGATACGCGTCGACTCCCTCGACCGACAGCGTGAGCCGATTCCTTCCGCCTCCGGTCTGCGGCGCGGGGACCGGCTCGGTCCCGGGAACGCCACAGGGCTTTGGACTCGCGCGCGGCAAGGTCTTCGTCGTCGTCGCCAACCGCCACGGCTGTCCCCTCGGGCCGATCGGCTGTCCCGACGCGCCGAGCTGGCTCACGACCGAGCCGGGATTGCGAGACTCCGTTCCGCTTCTCGGTCCCGGCGATGCGCGGAGTGGTGTGTTCGCGTCAGACGGGTCGCTTTACATCGTCAGTGCCGGCGACGGGTCGTCGGATGGAATCCTCTCGCAGATCGATCCCTTGCAGCCGGGGAATATCAATTCGTACGGCGGGTTCGGTCATCTCCCGCAGTACGTCGCGACCGACGGCGCGGACCATGTCTACGTCGCGTCGCCGATCGACGGACTGATGGTCTTCAACGTGCGAACTCATCAGGTCGACCGCGGGGTGAGCGCCGCCGTGCCGCTCAACGGCGCGGCACACGGGCTCGCTACCGACGACTTCGGCAGGATCTACGCGCTCACGGCGGGGAGCTGTACGGCCACCGGCGCACGCGGCACCGTGCAGATTCTCGGTCAGGATCTCGTGGCCCGGCATCCGGTCACCGTGGGCCGCTGTCCGATCGCCATCGGCGTCACCGAGATTCCTGCCGCACTTTACCATTTCGACAACTGATCCGTGGCGGGCCTGCCGCAGCTCACTCCCGCGATCGTCCTCGGGTCGGTGCGCTATGGCGAGACATCCCGGATCGCCCGACTCCTCACCCGCGACCTCGGTATGGTGAGCGGCATTGCGAAGGGGGCGCTCAGGCCGAAGAGCCGCTTCGGCGCCGCGCTGCAACTGCTGAGTGAGGGGCACGCCCACCTGATTGCGTCGCGGGCAAGCGACCTGTACACCCTGGCAGCGTTCGACCTGATCGCCACGCACCGCGGTCTCGCCTCCCATCTCGAACGATTTGGCGCGGCGTCGGCGCTGGCAGAGATCGCCATGCATTTCGTTCCGCCGGTTCCCAACGCCGAATTGTATGACCACGTTCTCGACGACGTGCGGCTCCTCGAAGCGGTGCCCCCGGAGGCGATCGCGGTCGTCGCGTTGCGGGCGATCTGGCGGCTGATTGCCGAGCTCGGCATCGGACCGTCGGTGGTCGCTTGCGCCCGTGACGGCGCTGCGCTTCCAGCACGGGGTGGTGCGGCGTTCTCCCTGCGCGATGGTGGCTTCCTGTGCGATGCATGTGCCGCCACAGGCGCCACGACGCGGCTCGAATCCTCCGATCGTCACGACCTAGTGTCGCTCCTCACTGCCGACGCGGAACTCCCCTTTCTCGATGACCGGCGGACCGCCGCGCACAAGCGGCTCCTCCTTCGATGGGTTCGCGAGCATCTCGGGGACAGTGTCATGCCGGCGCTCGCCGCTTGGTGCGCCAGGTGAATACCGGCACCGCTACCTCGGCAGGACCCGCGGCGTTGCCGCTTGACACGGTGGACCGGCGACCCGCATGTTGCCGGAGGATTCCGTCATCTGCGGAGGTTGGTTCGATCCACGATTTGTCAGCCTGAAGGAGCGTCCATGCGCCGGTTTGTCGGGCCGGGGCTCGGGATGCTGCTCGGATGGATCGTGGCGTTGCCAGCCGCTGGTCAGGGCGCATCGGCGCCGCCCGCGATCACCTTGTCCGAACCACGTCCCAATCCCGTCCTCCCGGCGGCGCTCGTCCCGTTCTCCGTCTCGTCGGATCTGTGCCGTCGAGGGCATACCCCTCGAGTCGCGTTGCGAGTCTACAACGTCTTCGCGCAACCGGTGGCCAAGCTGAGCCTCCGCGACCGTCGTGCGGTCCCGCTGGACAGCATCCCGATGAAATGCGGGGACTATGTGGCGGTCTGGGACGGTACCGTCGATGGTGGCACGCGAGTCGCCTCGCCCGGCATCTACTACATGGTGCTCGGTGTCGATGGAAGGACCGCGGCCAGGAAGGTCATCATCACTTCACCGTGAGGGACGCCCAGGCGCCCCTCTTGGCGCTGCCGTTACCAGGGAAGAGTGCCGACGCGGACCCGCCCCCTGCCGATGCGTCGATCGAGGGAGGCAATCCCGGCGCCGCTCAGAGCCAGCACAGCAGAGGCCGCGCAGAAGATGAGCGGCAACTCCACCGATCCCGGGCCGACCAATCCGTGCGTGATGTGTACCGCGAAAATCGCGACGAGCATCTCGACGGCGAAGAGGAGACCGAGAATCCTGGTAAACAAGCCAAGGACCAGGGCTGCGCCGCCCAACAACTCCAGGAAGGTCACGAAGATTGCCGCCACGCCGGGGAAAGGAATGTGGTATTTCATGAACCCGACCTGCATTTCAGGGAGACCGATCGTGACGAGCTTCTGATAGCCGTGGGCAAAGAACAGCACTCCGAGCGTCACGCGGAGTATCAGCAATCCCGTTCCAGTCCGTGGCCCCCGCAGATCCGGCATCGCGCCCTCCGATACTGACCATAGCAGGGACGACCCACCGGCGGGATCGGCGCACGCCACACCGGCGGCCGCGCCCCGCTCGCGCGATCGGGCGGGCGTCGCCATCTTGTACGCCGGAGGAACCTCATGCTGCGACCCGATCGTCTCACGCTGAAGGCACGCGAAGCGGTGCAGGCCGCGCTCGAGCAAGGGCGCACCCGCGGGAATCCCGTGGTCAACGACGCGCACCTGCTCTCGGCCCT
This is a stretch of genomic DNA from Gemmatimonadales bacterium. It encodes these proteins:
- the metK gene encoding methionine adenosyltransferase; this translates as MKHVFTSESVTEGHPDKVADQISDGVLDAILARDPMARVACETMVTTGMAIVAGEITTSAYVHIPDIVRDTIERIGYTDAQFGFDYRTCAVISSIDRQSVDIKRGVDGDPDRQGAGDQGMMFGYASDETPELMPLPIILSHRLAQRLAAVRRGENGGAHYGWLRPDGKTQVSIEYEADRPVGVRTVVLSTQHDEKVGTKTLTHATIKEAMIEDVIRPVLEDFDLDHDRAKFHVNPTGRFVIGGPHGDAGLTGRKIIVDTYGGMARHGGGAFSGKDPTKVDRSAAYALRHVAKNLVAAKLARRCEVQAAYAIGVARPVSVFVDTFGTGKVPDRELERAVQEVFDLRPGHLINNLNLRQPIYSATATYGHFGREPRRTTYVDRDLPPQKVDGFTWERTDRTGELKTAVRA
- the ahcY gene encoding adenosylhomocysteinase codes for the protein MTSISIDAPHDVRDLALADEGRRRTEWAERSMPVLRQIRERFAREKPLAGRRISCCLHVTTETANLMQTLRAAGAEIALCASNPLSTQDDVAAHLVRDHGVHVYAIKGEDHETYYTHIAQALAFGPDLTQDDGADLVGSLHMIKLGRLDDLAGPIRTMVESLSADERRAIVGRVTGSTEETTTGVIRLKAMAREGILAFPVVAVNDSRTKHMFDNRYGTGQSTLDGIVRATNVLVAGSTFVVAGYGWCGRGLAMRARGAGAHVIVTEIDPVSALEARMDGFEVMPMDVAASRGDVFCTLTGNLHVIRAEHFRRMKDGAIVCNSGHFNVELDLDALGAMASSRREVRQFVDEFLVDGKRILVLGEGRLINLAAAEGHPASVMDMSFANQALAAEYLVTQQGKLDSQVHRLPVAVDAEIAKLKLAAMGTSIDTLTAEQTNYLASWDAGT
- the ptsP gene encoding phosphoenolpyruvate--protein phosphotransferase, with translation MLRGVGVSPGVAFAPALAVRWSFPQVDGRTITPDQLDAEVGRLHQAVQEVVSQLSMLRNRTLERAGPDAAGIFDAQIMMAQDAEFLGSVEALIRKNLLSAESAYEFKALELRNAWQSARQSFLRDRVADLNAIQLRMLLHLVGRTADDAWLGEIREQVVIVAHELSPGLTVQLDRDHVAGLISEEGTRTSHAAILAHSLGIPAVMGVSGALEQIADGANVLLDGQSGVILIDPTADELEAAALQASRRHRLELQLEGIANEPAITPDGARIRLQGNVDLPEEVDSAARYGAEGVGLLRTEFLVTGRTHLPTEDEQTEYYRRVGAAFAGHPVVVRSYDLGGDKFPAAFVAPHEPNPFLGWRSIRVCLDRPEIFRPQLRAILRAAADRDIQLMVPMVISLDEFAAARALLAEESASLAAAGIRAAREIPVGVMIETPAAVMLAADLARTAAFVSVGTNDLTQYTLAVDRSNARLADRFTPLHPAVVRQLAHIRQATAAAGIPASVCGEMASDPVAVVLLVGLGYDRFSTAPPAIPLVKWVVRNLPAAAARDAAEGAVAAATADDVQAILRATLGRYVDVRLVDPSTALPRPSVGASLRAGS
- a CDS encoding HPr family phosphocarrier protein, whose product is MIERPATIVNSLGMHARPAAQVVRLAANYVAAIELEHDGQVVNGKSIMGVMTLAAECGAVVLVRADGADAEAAVTALLELIAKGFGEA
- a CDS encoding PTS system mannose/fructose/sorbose family transporter subunit IID; this encodes MSAKLESLLRLMAVQASYTYERMAGIGVGHAATPLLRDVFAQRPARDRREAIARSADFFNSHPYLASVAVGAVVKAERDGVPGPVISRLRTALSGPLGALGDQLIWAGWVPTLIGIALIAAHAFGIWAIVALLVVHNILRVWITAWGLELGLREGLGVGAALQRSWLPLGAVEAQRAAALAVGVAVPIVVGRVLAAAPPAAIAVTVAAGLVGATLTILPATKTRVTGLRFGLALVALAVITAGVLR